ACCTTTCAATATCATCAAGAACCGGTATCATTTTTAAAACAAGTCCTTCATTTGCAGAGTCTATCAATCTAACAAACTCTTGAGAAGTTCTTTTCTTATAGTTTTCAAACTCAGCTGCTTTCCTAAGGAGCTTCTCCCTGTATTCCATTACTTCAAGGGTCAATTTATCACAAACATCATCACTTGATGCTTTTGATGCATCAGAGATATTTTCAGAATCATTGGATGTAGTCTCTTCAGAATCTGATTCTATGGATTCATTATTATTATCGGTATCGTTTATAATATCGTTGTTTAAATCTTTTTCTTCTTTGTTTTCTTTTACGTTTTCCATACAATCTCCATTTATTTAATCAAATAACAGACTATCTGTTTTCGGTTGCCTAATCTAATACAATGAACTCTTAATGTCAAGCTAATCACTGTTTAAGAACGGAATTAGTTTAACATCTACAGGCTCAAGATCATTATCATAGATAATCTTAGCACAAAATATTTCAAGTCCTTGTTTGACAGCATCTTTCAGAAGAGAGTGATATTTTGGATCAATCTCCTTATTAGTGTCAAACGAATCGCATTCAGGACGTTGAATAGCAAAAATAATACCAACTCTATTCCCAATTTTCAACTCATGTAATAATTCATAAATATGTTTTTGTCCACGTTTTGTCTCTGCATCAGGAAATAGAGCTGTTGTCATATTGTCAGTCAATGTGACATTTTTCACTTCTAAGTAAAATTTCTCATTTATATGGTTTTCAAGTAGAAAGTCAACTCTGCTATTTTCAATACCAAATTTGACTTCTCTATAAATCTTTTTATGATCGAAATTAACATCAAGGAGTCCATTTTTTAAAACTATTT
This Candidatus Delongbacteria bacterium DNA region includes the following protein-coding sequences:
- the sfsA gene encoding DNA/RNA nuclease SfsA translates to MIKARFIRRYKRFFVEALNNEGIILTAHCPNTGSMQQCSDPNSEVLLSSSSNLKRKLKYTLEFVKIKDNWVMVNTIKTNRIIEIVLKNGLLDVNFDHKKIYREVKFGIENSRVDFLLENHINEKFYLEVKNVTLTDNMTTALFPDAETKRGQKHIYELLHELKIGNRVGIIFAIQRPECDSFDTNKEIDPKYHSLLKDAVKQGLEIFCAKIIYDNDLEPVDVKLIPFLNSD
- a CDS encoding nucleotide exchange factor GrpE; protein product: MENVKENKEEKDLNNDIINDTDNNNESIESDSEETTSNDSENISDASKASSDDVCDKLTLEVMEYREKLLRKAAEFENYKKRTSQEFVRLIDSANEGLVLKMIPVLDDIERFDKNYNDKIDTKELKKGVDLIFEKFKSIMKSIGLVEMESIGKEFNPDLHEALLQVENSGKESNTIIDEHEKGYFLKEKIIRHSKVIVAK